The sequence CCGTCGAGCAGCATCTCCAGCGAGAGCTGCTCCCCGGCGAGCATCAGGCGCAGGGGCGCGAACGAGCGGCGATGCCATTCGCACGGGCCTTCGTTTATCAACGCCTCGACGTGGCGTCGCGTGCCGTAGCCCTTGTTGCGGGCGAATCCGTAGGCTGGATAGCGGGTGTCGAACTCGGCGCAGATCCGATCGCGGGTCACCTTGGCCACGATGCTGGCGGCGGCGATCGAGGCACTGATGGCGTCGCCGTCGATGATCGGTCGTTGCGGGAGATCCACCTCGCGCAGGCTGAGTGCGTCGATCACGAGATGGTCGGGCATCGGGCTCAAGTGCCCGAGCGCCTGGCGCATCGCGAGCTTGGTGGCCTGGAGGATGTTGATGCGGTCGATCACCTCGACCTCCATGCAGCCAACGCCCACCCCCTCCGCCCGGTCGAGGATAAGCTCGTAGAGCGCCTCGCGCCGAGCTCGGGTGAGCACCTTGCTGTCGCGCAGGCCCTTGATCCGATGTCGGTCCGGGAGGACCACCGCGGCGGCCACGACCGGTCCGGCCAGCGACCCGCGCCCCACCTCGTCGATGCCCGCGATGCGGCGGAACCCGGCGAGACGCAGCTCGCGCTCGTGCCGCATGTGCGCATCACGGGGAGGAGAGGCCGGCCGTTTGGCGCGGCGCGTTGGTGATTGGAAGAGACCGGCCACCGGCTCAGCGGCCGGGTCGGCGCTCGCGCAGGGTGGCTGACTTTCCGACCCGATCGCGCAGGAAGTAGAGCTGGGCGCGGCGAGCGACGCCATGCCGCACGATCTCGATCTTCTCGACCCGCGGCGCGTGCACCATGAAGGTGCGTTCGACGCCGACGCCGGACGCGATGCGGCGCACCGTCATGCGCTGATTCAGACCGCCACCACGCAGCCGCATGACCGTCCCCTCGAAGATCTGGATTCGCTCGCGGCTCCCCTCCACCACCTTGACCGACACCTTGACGGTGTCGCCCGGTGCGATCGCGGGGACGTCGCTGCGGAGCTGCTCGCGCTCGAGCTCCTTGATCGGATCCATCCTGCGGGAGACCTCGTTATCGCGGCATTAGCCGCGGATTATCGGCTCGATGGCACGCCTGCAACGGCGCGAACGTGACGAACGCGACCGACCTGCGGCCGCGACGGGCGGAGTATAGCAGCGGCCTCGGAGTCTCGACAACGGGCTGGTTCCCCAGCCCCAGGCGGTGGCGACGCCTATCGGCTACGGCGAATTGACGTAAGCAACCCCCAGCCACCCGCAACAACGAGGGTGGCCACGAGTGCCGCTACGACCAGGCTGGGAAGCCACTCGGTCGTGGTGCGGACAGCGCATGGCGTCGGCGTGCATGCCGGTCCACTCGAAACGTTGGCGAAGACCGGGATGGTCCACGCCAGCGCAAACGCCAGCACCAGCAGCCAGAGGACGAGACCACCGATCGCCCATGGCGAGAGGGCATTGCGCAAGCTGGTCACGCACGATTCTTTCCGGTGATTTGAAGCGGCGTCAATCCGCCGATCGTCGTAGCTCCTCCACGATGGCCCGGTCCTCATCCGACAACGGCGCAGCAGCGAGGAGATCCGGGCGGCGGGCGAGGGTGCGGCGCAGGGCCTCGATCCGCCGCCAACGTGCAACCTCGGCGTGATGCCCTGACAGCAGAACGGGCGGGACGAACGCATCCCGAAACTGCTCGGGGCGGGTGTAGTGGGGCCCTTCTAGGAGGCCGTCCGCGAAGGAGTCGGACTCGTGAGAATCGGCCTCGATGACGCCGGGGACGAGGCGACCAACGGCATCGATGAGCACCAGGGCCGGCAGCTCGCCACCGGTCAGGACGTAGTCGCCGATGCTCACCTCGCGGTCAGCCAGGGCGCGGGCGCGCTCGTCGATCCCCTCGTATCGGCCGCAGACCAGAACCAGGTGCCGTGCCGCGGCGAGATCGCGAGCCAGCGGATCGGTCAGGCGCTCGCCGGCGGGGTCCAGCAGGATCACCTGTGCACCATCCGCGCGGAGCGGCTCAATGGCGGCGAAGAGCGGCTCGGGGCGCATCACCATCCCCGCTCCCCCACCGTAGGGAGCGTCGTCGACGACCCGGTGCCGCCCGATGCCGTGAGTGCGCAGGTCGTGAACCGCCACCGAGATGATGCCGCGCTCGACCGCCCGGCCGATGACCGAGGTGCGCAGCGGCGCGTCGAACAGCTCGGGAAAGAGCGTGACGACATCGAAGTGGAGCAGCGTGTCGGACCGTTCGGCTCCCATCGATCAGACCTCCTCCGCATCGTACCGAACGACCATACGCCCGGACCCGACGTCGATCGAGCGCACCACCTCGCGCAGCGCCGGAACGAGCAGCTCGCCGGCGGGACCCTCGATGCGGTACACCTCGTTCTCGCCGGCCCTGAAGATCTCCACCACCTGCCCCAGCTCGTTCCCCGTCTCGTCGATGGCCGCGAGGCCGATCAGCTGATGCCAGTAATAGGTGTCCGGAGGCAGGGGCTCCGCCGACGCCTCCAGATAGCGCCCGGCCAGCTGCTCAGCCGCGGCGCGGTCAGAGATCCCCTCGAGCCGAAGAACCGGCACCCGACCGCCAAAGCCGGCCTCGAGGATCATTCGCGAGCTCGTCTCGTCCTCGATCCAGATCGACGCGCCGGCGGCCAGCCGCTCGGGATGATCGGTGAGGGCTTCGATGCGCAGCGAGCCGGCGAGGCCCTTGGCGCCAAGCACGCGCGCGACCGCGAGGCGCTCAGTCGTCGCCGACGATCTCCAGCTCGACATGCCGCCCGTCGCGCGCGCCCATCACCCGCAGCAGGCTGCGGATGGCATTCGCGATCCGCCCGTCGCGCCCGATGATGCGGCCCATGTCGCCCTCCCCAACCTTGAGGGTCAGGGTGACCTCGTCATTGGCTTCGCTGACCTCGACCACAACAGCGTCAGGATCGTCGACGAGCGAGCGTGCGACGTACTCGAGGAAGGCCTTCACTTTGCGGCCTCGTCCGTTTCAGCGGGCTCAGCCGCGGGAGCCTCCTCAGCCGCGGGAGCCTCCTCAGCCGCGGGAGCCTCCTCAGACTTGGCTGCAGCGGCTGCCTTCTTGCGCGAGCGCTTCGGTTTGGGAGCAGGCGATTCGAGCGCGGGCGCTCCAGCGGCCGACGGCGCGCTGCCGTTGATCTTGATCAGCTTCGCTACGGTGTCCGAGGGCAGGGCACCCTTGCCCATCCAGACAGCCAATCGCTCAGCGTCGATCTTGACGGTGGCCGGCTTGGTCAGCGGGTCGTAGAACCCGAGGATCTCCAGCGCGCGGCCATCACGCGGTCGACGCCGGTCGATGACCACCACCCGATAGCTGGGCCGCTTGGTGGCTCCCACGCGTGAGAGCCGAATGCGTACTGCCAAAGGTTCTCTACCTCTCTGCTGCTGTGACGGCAGTCACCTGCCGTTGCGAAGTCTCTGATCTCATCTGACGGTCAGCACGCCACTGATTTCCAGCCGATCGTCGGTGGCGGTTGCGCTGATTGCAAGCTCGCCGATCTGGTGGAGGATATCGCGAACTTCGTTTCCGGGGTCGAAGATGCCAGCCACCGCGTCGACCATGGTTGGTAGGTCGGCCCAGAATTCGTTGCCGGCGTGCGCACCGGCGAGCTCAAACGGCGCCCGGTACCGATCGTCGTTGGCAAGCGTCTCTCCGGCGGCATGCGCCTCCAACGCCGCCGTGACGTCGGCCGGATCGAGAGCCAGGATCACGACATCGTCCAGCATCGCGTAGGAGACTGTGCCGATCGGCACGACTGCGACCGTGGTGATCGTGGTGCCCGCCACCTCGCTCGTGGTCACCCTCGACCCGCGATCGGCCCGTGAAGACCGCATCCGATCGAGGGCAGCCTGCGCAGCAGCCGCATCGGACGGACGCAGCAGAACCTGTGCGTGGAAGCCATCGGCGTCAAAGCTCTGCAGCGCCACCGCGCCCTCGCCATCGAAGAGCGGCAGCAGGTCGCGGTTGAAGTTGATCCCCAGCCCGAGAGCTGCGATCCCGCGGAGCTGGTTCAGCGCATCGATCGCGGGGGTGAGGGCCGTCTCGCCAGCCAGGCTCGCCTCCAGGTCCTCGAAGCTCTGTGCGGCGCCGAAGAGGACGACCTCGGCGCTCGTGGTCCGCGGCATCCAGCCGGCGAGGGTGGACTGCTGCGTGCCGAGCGCGAACGCCGCGCGGGCACTTTCGCTGGCGGCGTCTGCGGTGAACGGGGCCACGCCGCCGATGCGCAGGCCGTCGGCATCCGCGGTGAGCGCCAGGGCCGCGGTGCCGAATCCTCCGAGCTCATCCCCCGCCGCCAGGCCAACCGCTCGTGGCAGGTCCACGTACACGGACGCCAGGTGATCGCTCGCGACCCGACGCATGGCGGCCGTGAAGGCCGGTGAGTCGGCCAGGGACGGAGCGACGTCCGCATCGGCCTCGAGGGAGGCGCGCAGCCGCTCCGGCGTGTTGGCCACCACCAGCAGGTCGTCGAGCAGGGCGTAGCTCGTCTGGTCGCTCGTCATCAGGGCGTGGCCCCGGAACGTCTCCTGCGCGAACGCGATCTCCAGCGACGCAAACAGGCGTGGCACCCCCGTGCGCGCTTCATCGGAGTCCTTCACTGCGACGAGCAGGAGCTTGCTCGGCGGCGAGCCGGCCTCAGCGGGCGCGACGGCGATCGCAATCTGAGCGCCCAGCCAGGGGCGGACGTCTGACGAGTAGTCGATCCCCGCCTGGCCAAGGAGGCGTCCTGCCACCTCGTCGATCTTGGCCTCGAGGGTCGCCGGATCGCCGAAGCCGCGCAGCTCACCGACGAGGCCGAACAGGTTCATCTGCTGCCCGGCCGACGGCTGGAGGTAGGCGTTGACGTAGATCGCGGTGTCGGCCGGTGCCGCGCGGGAGGCCCGGTCCGCGACGGCGGAGAGGAGAAGCAGATAGCCGACCACCACCGCTCCCCCGAGCGTGACGAGCAGAGCGGTGACCGCGACGACGAGCCGCCGCATGCCGGCTAGCCGCCCAGGATGCTGCGCAGACCGCTCTCGCTCCGCGGCAGCCGAACCGAGCCGAGCTGGCGCATCAGTCGCTGCATCTCCCCGAACTGCTTGAGCAGCCGATTGACGTCGGCGGGGGTCGTTCCGCTGCCCGTCGCGATCCGCCGACGGCGGCTGGCCTTGATCAGCTCCGGATGCCGGCGCTCCGCCGGTGTCATCGAGTCGATGATCGCCTCGATGTGCTTGAGCTGCCCGTCATCGACCGCCTGCTGGGCGGCACCGGCCAGCTGCCTGGCGCCGGGGATCATGCCGACCAGCTGCCCGATCGGCCCCATCTTCTTGACCTGCGCCAGCTGCGAGCGAAAATCGTCGAGCGTGAAGCGAGACTCCATCAGGCGCTGCGCGACCCGCTCCGCCTCGTCCTGGTCGACCGTCTCCTGCGCTCGCTCGACGAGCGACCGGATGTCCCCCATCCCCAGGATCCGCTGAGCGAGCCGATCGGGGTGGAATGGCTCGAGGCCGTCGGTGCGCTCCCCGGTGCCGATGAAGGCGATCGGCAGCCCGGTGGCGCTCCGAATGCTGAGCGCCGCACCGCCACGCGCGTCGCCATCCATCTTGGTCAGCACCAGCGCGGTGAGCGGCAGTCGATGGTGAAACGCCTCGGCCACCTTGACCGCGTCCTGCCCGGTCATCGCGTCGACGACCAGCAGCGTCTCGGCCGGGGTGACGGCCCCGGCGACGCGCACCAGCTCGTCCATCATCGGCTCATCCACGTGCAGCCGCCCGGCGGTGTCGAGCAGCACGACGTCCAGGCTTCGCTGGCGGGCCTGCTCCATCCCCGAGCGGGCGATCTCCAGCGCCGGTGTCCCGGCGGGACGGGTGTGAACCTCCACGCCGATCTGGTCACCGAGCGAGACGAGCTGGTCGACCGCGGCGGGGCGGTAGACGTCGGCAGCGACGAGGAGGGGCTTGTGCCCGTCGCGACGGAGCCGCACCGCCAGCTTGGCGGCGGTCGTCGTCTTGCCCGATCCCTGCAGGCCGACGAGCATCACCAGGCTTGGCCTGCCGTCGAGCTTGAGCACGTGGCGCGCGCCGCCAAGCACCGCCACCAGCTCGTCATGGACCGCCTTGACCACCTGCTGGCCCGGGTGCACGCCGGTCAGCACGTCCGCTCCCAGGGCACGCTCGCGGACCTTCGCCACGAAGTCCTTGACCACGCGGAAGTTGACGTCCGCCTCGAGCAGCGCAAGGCGGATCTCGCGCAGCGCAACGTCAAGGTCGGCCTCGGTGATCTTGGCCTTGCCGCGCAGGCGATCGACGACGCCCTGCAGCCGTGCGGACAGCGATTCGAACATGCAGTAACCGATGCGGGGTTCGTTGTCGCGCATGGCCGGCGGCCGCGCGAGACAGCTGCCCATTCTAGGCGGCTCGCCCCGGACCGGCAATCAGAATCGGGCGTGGGGATCAGGCCG is a genomic window of Chloroflexota bacterium containing:
- a CDS encoding ribonuclease HII; amino-acid sequence: MRHERELRLAGFRRIAGIDEVGRGSLAGPVVAAAVVLPDRHRIKGLRDSKVLTRARREALYELILDRAEGVGVGCMEVEVIDRINILQATKLAMRQALGHLSPMPDHLVIDALSLREVDLPQRPIIDGDAISASIAAASIVAKVTRDRICAEFDTRYPAYGFARNKGYGTRRHVEALINEGPCEWHRRSFAPLRLMLAGEQLSLEMLLDGLVLTEEELDPEE
- the rplS gene encoding 50S ribosomal protein L19, with translation MDPIKELEREQLRSDVPAIAPGDTVKVSVKVVEGSRERIQIFEGTVMRLRGGGLNQRMTVRRIASGVGVERTFMVHAPRVEKIEIVRHGVARRAQLYFLRDRVGKSATLRERRPGR
- the trmD gene encoding tRNA (guanosine(37)-N1)-methyltransferase TrmD; this translates as MGAERSDTLLHFDVVTLFPELFDAPLRTSVIGRAVERGIISVAVHDLRTHGIGRHRVVDDAPYGGGAGMVMRPEPLFAAIEPLRADGAQVILLDPAGERLTDPLARDLAAARHLVLVCGRYEGIDERARALADREVSIGDYVLTGGELPALVLIDAVGRLVPGVIEADSHESDSFADGLLEGPHYTRPEQFRDAFVPPVLLSGHHAEVARWRRIEALRRTLARRPDLLAAAPLSDEDRAIVEELRRSAD
- the rimM gene encoding ribosome maturation factor RimM (Essential for efficient processing of 16S rRNA); this translates as MSSWRSSATTERLAVARVLGAKGLAGSLRIEALTDHPERLAAGASIWIEDETSSRMILEAGFGGRVPVLRLEGISDRAAAEQLAGRYLEASAEPLPPDTYYWHQLIGLAAIDETGNELGQVVEIFRAGENEVYRIEGPAGELLVPALREVVRSIDVGSGRMVVRYDAEEV
- a CDS encoding KH domain-containing protein; translation: MKAFLEYVARSLVDDPDAVVVEVSEANDEVTLTLKVGEGDMGRIIGRDGRIANAIRSLLRVMGARDGRHVELEIVGDD
- the rpsP gene encoding 30S ribosomal protein S16, which encodes MAVRIRLSRVGATKRPSYRVVVIDRRRPRDGRALEILGFYDPLTKPATVKIDAERLAVWMGKGALPSDTVAKLIKINGSAPSAAGAPALESPAPKPKRSRKKAAAAAKSEEAPAAEEAPAAEEAPAAEPAETDEAAK
- a CDS encoding DUF3352 domain-containing protein, translating into MRRLVVAVTALLVTLGGAVVVGYLLLLSAVADRASRAAPADTAIYVNAYLQPSAGQQMNLFGLVGELRGFGDPATLEAKIDEVAGRLLGQAGIDYSSDVRPWLGAQIAIAVAPAEAGSPPSKLLLVAVKDSDEARTGVPRLFASLEIAFAQETFRGHALMTSDQTSYALLDDLLVVANTPERLRASLEADADVAPSLADSPAFTAAMRRVASDHLASVYVDLPRAVGLAAGDELGGFGTAALALTADADGLRIGGVAPFTADAASESARAAFALGTQQSTLAGWMPRTTSAEVVLFGAAQSFEDLEASLAGETALTPAIDALNQLRGIAALGLGINFNRDLLPLFDGEGAVALQSFDADGFHAQVLLRPSDAAAAQAALDRMRSSRADRGSRVTTSEVAGTTITTVAVVPIGTVSYAMLDDVVILALDPADVTAALEAHAAGETLANDDRYRAPFELAGAHAGNEFWADLPTMVDAVAGIFDPGNEVRDILHQIGELAISATATDDRLEISGVLTVR
- the ffh gene encoding signal recognition particle protein, with amino-acid sequence MRDNEPRIGYCMFESLSARLQGVVDRLRGKAKITEADLDVALREIRLALLEADVNFRVVKDFVAKVRERALGADVLTGVHPGQQVVKAVHDELVAVLGGARHVLKLDGRPSLVMLVGLQGSGKTTTAAKLAVRLRRDGHKPLLVAADVYRPAAVDQLVSLGDQIGVEVHTRPAGTPALEIARSGMEQARQRSLDVVLLDTAGRLHVDEPMMDELVRVAGAVTPAETLLVVDAMTGQDAVKVAEAFHHRLPLTALVLTKMDGDARGGAALSIRSATGLPIAFIGTGERTDGLEPFHPDRLAQRILGMGDIRSLVERAQETVDQDEAERVAQRLMESRFTLDDFRSQLAQVKKMGPIGQLVGMIPGARQLAGAAQQAVDDGQLKHIEAIIDSMTPAERRHPELIKASRRRRIATGSGTTPADVNRLLKQFGEMQRLMRQLGSVRLPRSESGLRSILGG